The following are from one region of the Arcobacter defluvii genome:
- a CDS encoding helix-turn-helix transcriptional regulator → MTYIVPNYFIEKNDSRIIDLEEIYCVNYITKYREDFLSIRNTMHALMIPLTGQKIITTKEQKLDINSSNICFLYQNNYFLSKRVNENLKYKSIVLFFSDKFVLDFIKKYKIKSDKKSETELFNFDYSKFEELKIAIKSFENYLEKDFSKELLKLKIEELFLLVLQKDEKSLIQFFNKIINTTKDRIKYILESNLDFVNSFEDICSLTRQSPAKIRKYFKDEFNTTPKLWINEKRLEKATLLLKTTDETISQIATTCGYSSVSWFILEFKKRYNLTPKDYRYKI, encoded by the coding sequence ATGACTTATATTGTTCCAAACTATTTTATAGAAAAAAATGATAGTAGAATTATCGATTTAGAAGAGATTTATTGCGTAAATTATATTACAAAATATCGAGAAGATTTTTTATCGATAAGAAATACAATGCATGCTCTTATGATTCCTTTGACTGGTCAAAAAATTATAACTACAAAAGAGCAAAAATTAGATATAAACTCTTCAAATATCTGTTTTTTGTATCAAAACAACTACTTTTTAAGTAAAAGAGTAAATGAAAATTTAAAATACAAATCAATAGTTTTGTTTTTTAGTGATAAGTTTGTATTGGATTTTATAAAAAAATATAAAATAAAGAGTGATAAAAAATCTGAAACTGAACTTTTTAATTTTGATTATTCAAAGTTTGAAGAGTTAAAAATAGCTATAAAATCTTTTGAAAACTATTTGGAAAAGGATTTTTCAAAAGAGCTCTTAAAACTAAAAATAGAGGAGTTATTTCTTTTAGTTTTACAAAAAGATGAAAAGAGTTTGATTCAATTTTTTAACAAAATTATAAATACAACAAAAGATAGAATCAAATATATTTTAGAATCAAATCTTGATTTTGTAAATAGTTTTGAAGATATTTGCAGTTTAACTAGACAAAGTCCTGCAAAAATTAGAAAATATTTTAAAGATGAATTTAACACAACGCCAAAACTTTGGATAAATGAAAAAAGATTGGAAAAAGCAACTTTGTTATTAAAAACAACTGATGAAACAATCTCTCAAATTGCAACTACTTGTGGATATTCAAGTGTATCTTGGTTTATTTTAGAGTTTAAAAAAAGATATAACTTAACACCAAAAGATTACAGATATAAAATATAA